In Populus alba chromosome 4, ASM523922v2, whole genome shotgun sequence, the genomic window AATGTCTGTTGatatatttctttgttttaggttCTGACCTGACTGAATAATAAACTACAATATGCTAATATGTATAGGGCcatcaattagattttttacaaattttcaTCCATCAAGAATTCTTACCTTTCATGCTGATTTTAGGTGATCTCTTTTTGTGTATCTTGTTTGTTACAATTTGTCCCTCTTGTGGGATTCTGTAGAATGCTTAACTATTGTTCTCCATTGCTGATTATGGAACTTGTCGAACTAGCGTTTGTGACTTGCATAAGGTATCCAACTAAGTGCATGTTGTATAACAAGTTAAGATAGGAAATCAACATATACTAATACCCCCACCCATTTATCTTCTAACACTTTACTGCCAACATGTATTTAAATGAAGAAACTAAGAATGTCATTTGAGCTGATGAGCAAaaactggtatttttttttttacaataaactcttctattaatttatgtttctatttgttgataaatttgattttttaaaaactttttggaTGGATAGCTTGATTTCAGTTGGACATATCCAATCTTGTGTCTTTTTTTCCAGATGAAAGTGTCatggtttgttttatttcacttttattttaattatgttatattattatttactacttGACTATAattgtcaatatataattagttaaattattttacttgtcgattttatgattttacgattcgagtttacgattcgagtttatattatatattatgtgTCTTGTCAAAAAagcgtttttgacaaccttggtatGGCGAGATACGAGACCTATCACCTTTAGGTTTAGCATCATTCCAagtccaaaaaggtatggaacTGATGATCGTTAGAGGCCTTATATTGGGAAACAATGTGATATGGTTCAGTCATTGATTTCTTATGAagggtttttaattttgtgCTTGGGTTTGATAAGGATGCCATTTGACcaagattgtgttttttttttggaatttagcTTGTGTTCCATTTAACCATGATGAGTTTTTGGGATGGGATAGTTTTAGCTAACCTTGGTTTATGTATGATGATGGGTTCGGTCCAATCTCTTTGATGGTTCTTTTGGCCAAATTAGGTCAACCCATGTATGGGTTTGATATAGACAACAAAATAGGCTTGTTGAGAACATGTATCAGGTCTAATTTGGGTTATATTAATACGTATAGGATGCAACAAATGACCTCaatgaattgaatttatttgtacATAACCCAAGATATATGTTTTGTGGTTCTATTAAAAACTGAGGATGAATCCTATTAAACTATTTATGAGCCTCACTGTTGGAAGGGTGTACTATGACTTCATCCATGGTATCATGTGAATGATATCATGTCATGTGCGTAGTAGTCTTAAGAGACATAAATAACTTTTGCAACATAGAAGTGAGAAGGATCTCAGTTTTCTATATATGATAAGAGTTATTTTCttaatagttttgtttttataccaAGCATAGCTAGATGTTTTGCACTTGATATAATCTGCATTTTCACGATAGTACAACATGCACTAGTTTGGACACATATTAGTTTTCTAGTATCCTAGACCAAGAGGATTCATAATGGATTTAGTTGCATATAAGTTTTCTTTCAACCTATTccttttaagtaaaatatttcttatccattttatgattttgtcatttttaatatcactcACCCCATGATTTGACTTAATGATGAACACATGTGCAACAACcaataatttactgtgatttgttatcatcctataatggttcgttggaatttttcaaaagttcaaaaaacCTAGTTGCGTTTACATTTAGTTCTTCATCtatatttgaatatttactTGCATAACcatgattcattctcattgcattcaTCGCCATAATCCTATAAGGATTATTATCATCTACAActccatgcacgttgctagAATTAGAAGTTGAGCTAACCATCCTTTCTATCATGATATCATAAGGAATATAGGGTTCTTCATGTGCAAACCAGCACAAGTATTTTTCCATGagcctttttttataaaagatgcaTCGCACCAATATCTGGATTGAGAaactttttattcttacatttcTTACATGGATATCTAACACTACCTCCACTAATATTCTTCAAATTAgatattgtataattaataaaactctttACCCCACTATAATAATTCATCACGCACTAGCCttcaaataaaacttgataCATCCAAGAAAGATGATCCATTACTTGtataaaacttatataaaatattgatgacaccgtgtattaattaataatgtgaaCTAAACAAATTATCGATACCCAACTAATTAGCTATCATTTCTTCAaatcaaacttattcaatctattttaatagtatcCTTTAGTCATTAATTAtcaattttctccaaaaaaaataagtttctccaagtttatagaaattttaaaatttaaaataaaattgacaaaatatgaaacataatcattaaataacccattattttttttcattataacaCACCTAAGTTACAAaataaactcaatttcatcaaatgacaaacaaatataatttttcaaaatctcaaacaaaccctaacatgtaCAATTTATACATTcgtaaaataaatttctttagaaaaaaactataaaataagtaaacacgcaaacaaactacatatactgtaagggaaaaaaaaataccaaaaaataacataagaaaaatgagttacaaaataaaaatgtaggTTTGCTTACTTGATGAGGcgaatcatcaaaaaaaaaattatgaaccaAGACAGGGATACTAACAGACTGAGTGTTATGGAGTGGCTAAATAtctgtctaattttttttattttttaaatttcatcagtTATTCTCTTAGCATTCATCGATGAAAATAGTAACATGATTTTTTGTCAATAAATATCACTATAATTtactaacaattttttttttttgttcggtaatgttatttatatttgataattttacgATCAGCTAGAGGCAAAGTCTAACTTCACTTTTTTAAAAGCTTGATCAAGTCAACCTACGAGAGGCAAAATTTAACTTCACGACGTAAAAGTCTCGCATTTGAACTCGAAATCTCATGTTTCTATCATGAAAAACTGGTCATTATATTGGGACACCAAATGATAAATATTCGCGTGAATTTTCGATAAGGTACGTAGAAATTTATATAGGCCTGAAGAAATCATGTCTCAATTACTAGTCAAGAACCGTGCACATAAAGAGTATCGAATGTAAACTCAAGGACAAGTAAACGTTGTAGATAGTATAAATAGACATGCATGGATCAATGGTGAAATCAGCTAATATTCCTCACTAAACTGCCAAACAAAGAGCACAATAAACTCAAGCTGAAAATGTTTCCTCCTCGATCAGCAGTCCCATTGAAACCAATACCTGGTAGCTATGGCCTCCCTTTCTTTGGTGCCATCAAAGATCGTCTAGATTATTTCTATAACCAAGGGAAAGACGAGTTCTTCAGCTCCCGTGTTGAGAAATACAAGTCCACAGTTTTCAAAACCAATATGCCTCCTGGCCCTTTTATTGCTCAAAATCCGAGAGTCATTGCTGTTCTTGATGCAATATCATTCCCGATCCTCTTTGACActtccaaaattgaaaaatttaacgTTCTTGATGGCACTTACTTGCCCTCCTTGTCTTTCACTGGAGGATACCGAGTTTGTGCGTATCTTGATCCTTCTGAACCTAATCACACCTCTCTCAAATCCCTTTTCATGTCTGTCCTCGCATCCAAGCACAAGGACTTCGTCCCCCTTTTTAGGACTTGCTTGTCTCAAATGTTCATCGACATTGAAGATGAAGTGGGTTCTAAAAGGACAGCAAATTTCAATGACCCCAGTGATGCAATGTCTTTCAACTTTGTCTTTCGGCTATTCTGCGAAAAAGATCCCTCTGAAACAAAGCTTGGATCGGAAGGACCTGCCATGGTAGATAAATGGGTCGGCTTACAACTTGTTCCACTTGCAACCATAGGATTACcaaagtttttgaaatattttgaagatctTTTGATACACACATTTCCAATACCATTTTTCTTAGTAAAGTCTGATTATAAGAAGCTTTATGATGCATTTTATGCGTCTTCGAGTTCGTTTCTAGACAAAGCTGAGAGTTTTGGAATTGACAGAGATGAAGCTTGCCATAACCTAGTGTTTGTTGCTGGTTTTAACGCTTATGGGGGCATGAAAGCTTGGTTTCCTACTTTGATCAAGTGGGTTGGCAAGGCAGGAGAGAAGTTACACAGCCAACTTGCGAATGAAATCAGGACCGTTGTTAAAGAGGAAGGTGGGGTCACCTTCCAGGCCCTGGAAAAGATGACTTTGACCAAATCAGTAGTTTTTGAAGCCTTAAGGATTGAACCCGGGGTCCCATTCCAATACGGGAAGGCTAAGGAGGACATTGTGATCAACAGTCATGATGCAGCTTATGAGATCAAGAAAGGTGAGATGATCTTTGGATATCAGCCGTTCGCTACAAAGGATCCTAAGATTTTCGATCATCCTGAGGAGTTTGTGGGGCATAGGTTTGTGGGAGAAGGAGAGAATCTATTGAAGTATGTTTACTGGTCAAACGGGCGGGAGACGGAGGATCCAACTGTGGGGAATAAGCAATGTCCTGGGAAGGATCTAATGGTGCTCTTGTCTAGGCTATTGGTGGTGGAGCTTTTCCTCCGATATGACACGTTCACGGTGGAGACGGCTGTGTTACCGTTTGGATCATCAGTGACATTTACTTCATTGATCAAGGCCACAAGCACTTGAACTTGCGAAGCTAAGTCTTGAAATATTTGCCTCTTCTCACAATATCCGAAatagttaaatatatatatatatatataatattatatatagttttttttttaaaaaaaatacccagtGCTTGTCATGCACGATTGCTTTCTAGGAAATATAATTTGTtggtttgttaatttattttaattttagtttcagtttcagtttcttaaaataaaaagagaaggcaTGAATCCACCAATTAAGTTCCAGTTCCATTTCTGAAtcttagagcgtgtttgacagtgtggtagtgattgctttttaaatagttttttcgtgtcgaaatacatgtaaatgatgttttttttattttttaaaaattatttttgacatcagcacatcaaaacgagataaaaagtacaaaccatagttaattttagcaaaaaaaaaaattaaaatttgccAAAACGCACATTGCAACACATAAACAAACGGTTCCTTAATCTCTTTTGCGTAGTGAAGTGTTCGTGATGTAGCCTCCGTTTCTTTGCATGTAACCTAATTCTTGCCTATTTTTTCTTGTAGCCTCTTTGTGATGTTATTCCATGCATGTTTAATGttgaaatttgtaattttaaaataaaaagtttttaaattattttgaaaagtatatattttcttaataatataaatttgataattttttaaaatactttttacttggaaatatattaaaataatatttttttatttttaaaaattatttttgatatcaacatattaaaataattttaaaatatcaaaaaaatattaatttaaaataaaaataaataaaaaatttaaatttttttaaaaatatttttttaaaaaaccagatataaatcctaaaataaaaagttatagcTATAGGCAAACTAGTCTAAAAGTTGTCTGAAAGTTTGGCTTACATTCAAACTTCACGATTTTATCATGCAACTTCCAGAAGGTATGCTTTGGATTTAGCCTGTCTATTAACAACGCTGAGAGACACAACGTATCATAGACTAGGGGTGGGCTCCACAGGCTCATAATTTAGCAGTGCACTGGTCGGGTTGGACTGAAATATATATCCGACCCGACATCACAGttttttcaacatgaaaaaccGACCCGGCCTGCAAATGTCAAATATCCGCGTGGGTTGGACATAGCGGGTCAATGCtaatcctagttttttttttttttttttttcagttttaataaATCCTCTTGTTCtgccaaagaaaaataaaaccaacatGAGAAATCGTATTTGCattcatttattaaatatttagatctatttatttttatatttaaaaaaaattaaaattttttcttcaaattaaaatttttttatgtttttaaattattttgatgcgctgatatcaaaaataattattaaaaaataaaaaaatatattattttaatatatttttaaattaaaaatattttaaaaaataatcacaaccacacttttaaattgataaaattatattaaattaaaacacgGAATATTAGAGACGGTCATACAAAGAATACAAGGAGAAGGAGAGAATAAAATCTTTACTGTAGCTAACAAGCtcagatttttaaaaaagaagaaaaacaacatttCATCATAGTGAAGAATGATCTGAGAGGTAGGGAGCTCTTCATATTtctaacaaaattaataaaatataaaagagtaaCCACACCCATAAATTAAACACTTGTTTTgagttttatcttttcttttttgtttttactttttacacttattttttttatctcatcattctatattaattaaattattttaaaaat contains:
- the LOC118050735 gene encoding allene oxide synthase 3, which codes for MFPPRSAVPLKPIPGSYGLPFFGAIKDRLDYFYNQGKDEFFSSRVEKYKSTVFKTNMPPGPFIAQNPRVIAVLDAISFPILFDTSKIEKFNVLDGTYLPSLSFTGGYRVCAYLDPSEPNHTSLKSLFMSVLASKHKDFVPLFRTCLSQMFIDIEDEVGSKRTANFNDPSDAMSFNFVFRLFCEKDPSETKLGSEGPAMVDKWVGLQLVPLATIGLPKFLKYFEDLLIHTFPIPFFLVKSDYKKLYDAFYASSSSFLDKAESFGIDRDEACHNLVFVAGFNAYGGMKAWFPTLIKWVGKAGEKLHSQLANEIRTVVKEEGGVTFQALEKMTLTKSVVFEALRIEPGVPFQYGKAKEDIVINSHDAAYEIKKGEMIFGYQPFATKDPKIFDHPEEFVGHRFVGEGENLLKYVYWSNGRETEDPTVGNKQCPGKDLMVLLSRLLVVELFLRYDTFTVETAVLPFGSSVTFTSLIKATST